tccattacagatttgtTTAGAAATAGGTAAATGCAAGGAGACTGAGCAAAAGATTACTTGCCAGATTTCAACAGAATTAAGGCGGTTGGTGTTGAATGTCCCTTgatttggacacacacacacacacacacacacacacgcgacccTCACGTGTTTGATGTTCCACTCtgtgtctctttgtgtttgtaatCTGCCCTGGACGACCGATGAAAGACGGTTGGCGAAGAGGCTCTTTTACTGGAATGGTCGCCATCTTTCTTTTACGCTGCCTCTGTTTCCAAAACGTTCTGGGATTTCCAACCAACCAAATCCCTTCTGAGTCTGTGTCGGCAAACCTCTTTTGAAGGTTTACATGAAGGGCTGGGTCAGTACGCCATCTCCTGAAGAAACGGGATTGATTCAAATCTCAGTGTGACGGTTTTAACTCTGGAAGCAATGCAATAATGCTCGTTTGTCACGTCAAAAGCATCCAGCCCATAATTCAATAGAGCCTAAGGCCAGCCATGTCATTTTCCATaacgcacgggggggggggggcggcgtggCCGGTGACACGTTCGTCATCCATTTCCGCCTCGCCGTGGCAATTAAACGTTCCATTCATTGTCTGTTTGACAACAGCTGGCCGTGTGGCGAAAAGTAGATTAGAGGCATCAGAGGTTTGTCCCACAAGCTGTTTGTTTCTAATCGCTTCTTCCACAGATCAATCCACCTCCGAGGAAACTCGATAGGCCAGCAGCTCCGTGCATGACAGACGGAGCCGCAGCCACATTAACGGCGTCTTTCTATTTTcattgagtgttttatttttatttttatttttatgatctCTCACGAGAAGAGAAATTACCGGGAATTTGTCACCGGAGTTCACGTTTCCGGGTCGTGCCGCCGCCGGTTTGCGATTCAGAGACGGCGGCATTTCATCTCTGAAGCTGTCTACCATTTTAACATGCAAAATTAGGATAAATGTCATTCCTGTAAAGATGCGATTTGCTCTGATAATAAAGGAGCAGTTCAAGAGATTTAAGGAATAACAACCGGAATAATATAAAACTATATCTGTGGAAATGGACTCTGGGTGACATGAgttaaaatgtgtcatttaaCAATGCACGGtggcttcttttttattttataaagctTTTCATTATCGTGAAATTATTAATCAACCAATCAAACTAAATGATTGGGAcacagctatttaaaaaaaaacataaaaataaggGACGATTCTGTATTTCAAGGGACGGTTGGCAACCCGAGTTGTTTTTACCAAAAGGAGAGACGGGACACCCTCCTGAAGCGGACGGtataaacggggggggggggggggttaacattCGTTACTTCAGAGATAACACGGACTCTAGATTTACGTACTTCAGAGATAACAGACTAGATTTACGTACTTCAGAGGTACCACAGACTAGATTTACGTACTTCAGAGGTACCGCGGACTCTAGATTTACGTACTTCAGAGGTAACACAGACTAGATTTACGTACTTCAGAGATAACACGGACTAGATTTACGTACTTCAGAGATAACAGACTAGATTTACGTACTTCAGAGATAACAGACTAGATTTACGTACTTCAGAGGTACCACAGACTAGATTTACGTACTTCAGAGGTACCGCGGACTCTAGATTTACGTACTTCAGAGGTACCGCGGACTCTAGATTTACGTACTTCAGAGGTAACACAGACTAGATTTACGTACTTCAGAGATAACAGACTAGATTTATGTACTTCAGAGGTACCACAGACTAGATTTACATACTTCAGAGGTACCACAGACTAGATTTACGTACTTCAGAGATAACACAGACTCTAGATTTACGTACTTCAGAGATAACAGACTAGATTTACGTACTTCAGAGATAACAGACTAGATTTACGTACTTCAGAGGTACCACAGACTAGATTTACGTACTTCAGAGGTACCGCGGACTCTAGATTTACGTACTTCAGAGATAACACGGACTCTAGATTTATGAAATCACTCTGAATCCCCATCTGGGAGGATCTGACGGCTGACATGACGTCGGCTCGTCTGTTCTTCCTCCGCTGTGTCAGTGTTACTTAGAGTGATGGTGACCACtgagcatattttttttatttttttcctcatgaacaaaaaaaaaaagatattatcGGGATGTATTTTCCGCAGCCAAATGAAATCATCCTCCCCGACGGGCTGAAGCTATTTTGAATTTCTTTCCGAGGAGTCGTTGATGACGCTCAGAGACCGGTTTACCTCGTGGGCCGGGAACGAGGTGTGAAACGGACGATAAGTAAATGTTAAGTGATCAAGCGGTCGAATCCTTCCAGGTCTCACAGGGGGGGGATGACACTTCCCCTCACCGGGGAGGAGATAGGAGCAGCGTTGGTGCTCAAAAGACTGAGGACTGAAATGCCAACCCGATGATAAGGAAGGAACCTGAAATGACAATCTAGTTTTATTTAATAAACTCTGCTGATGTAACAGACGATGCAGATCATTGCGTTTTAATGCCTCTACAAAGGGGCGGCGTGGGCGACCCGGCCGCCGTCGCCTCCCATACAAGTGCAAATTACCAAAAAAGCCCGTCTTTTGTTTGGCGGCATCTCCATAACGACTCCTTTGTTCCCGGTGCTTTTGAGACCTGCTGCTTGTGATTTATAAAGGGCAACTAGAAAATTCAGCTCGAGCCGCAGAGCAAGcgtaaatgtaaaaacacgTGACCCGCCGCTGGGATTTGTCTGGAACCAGTTACGGACCTGATggactcattcattcattcattcattcattcattttccgaaccgctttgGCCGCTACCGGGTCgcgctggagcccatcccagcatggcgagaggcggggtacaccctggacaagccgccagttcatcacagggccacacacagacggacaatcattctcacacacacacacaaacacgcttgTGGGcaatttaatttgcatgttttcggtGGTGGGAGGGATCCGGAGAACCCGAATagaacccacgcacacacggggagaacgtgcaaactcctcacaggaaggccgCAAGTCTGATTTGAGTCGGCTCCATTGTGCATACGAGACCCCAAAACGCCTCCGGTCCAGAATGTGTGTGAGAACATGTTTAATGAGTACCCACCTGAGCGGCCACCAGccgtaagccccgccccctcggcCCACGCCACCCCCGTCACCGACAGGGCTGCTAATTGGACATGGCAGGGAATTGCTCCGCACTTGCCTCGCAGCGACTTCTACCCTATAACCATACACAAATCGATCTGACATGTGGTATTAGATTAAATTACCAAGCAGCGCAGTGACAGCCCCcagcatctccccccccccccccagacctgcAGAGGGATGTTCATCCATGCTGCTCCGTCCCAGTTACTCCCGACCGGACTGCAGCAGAAACGCACTGTGATCTAATAATCCGGTTCACCGTGTTTATGACCGATATGCGAGATAAGTCGGTCTAATAATTGAACATCGTTTAGATGCATCCAGTTCTGTGGTGCAACTCTGCTTTAATTTTAATGTTCGTATTTATCAAACGTGACTCCACTCGACAAAGTTCTGTTCTCGGAAGCAGTTTCTCACCTGGTAATGAAGCTGTGTTGCACCTGCCTGAAAAGGTCCGCGGTGCTATCTGTAacgggaggaagatgaagacgatgcaTTCTGAGCCCAGGTAATGGACGTCTGAGCGTTTTAGTCAGAGGATCAAAAGAAGGCTTGTCCTGGAAGTAAGGCAGAGAAGCTAAAAGCGGTGATGGCCGCCGTTTCAGCATATTAACCTTTCATCTGCTCTGGCAGCAGATGAAAGGAGGGACTGGCTTTGCTGGAAGAGATGGAGAATTGTTTCCATTTACATCCGGCCAGTTCAGGGTTGCTGCtttcttgtttgtctttcctgcCTCGGTGTCCCGGTCGATGTTAACAAGGTTGGTCGAGTCGCTGGCGCTCAGCCCCGAGAGAAAACGCCAGCGTGCAACAATTAAACGCTGCAATCTGGCAGAAGCAGCGTTTCTCGGAAAGGACGGATCCACACACcccctttttgttgttgttgttgtcgtgccTTTTTTGATAAACCCAAAAGAGGCAAGAAATCAACATATAAAGATATTTACAACGGAACAAAGAAGGACTGTTTGCCGAGAAAGCAATCGGAGACAATTGAATTGGAAAAACCTGCaattgttacattttaaattagattttaatctgaatcagaatactttaataatcccacagGGAAGTTATATCGGCAACAATGCTCCACTCGACAAAGTCAGAATTACAAACGAATATTTCAGGAACCAGATGAATTAATCCTGGATCTGAATATTTCTCAGGATTTAAATCACACGTTCATAAATATTAGCTGACTCAATATGATTTATTTCACTGATACAAAtgctttaataataatttaataatgcaGCCAAAAATATATAACTAATGATCATCTTGTGAACATTATCCACAAGCATGCTAAGCTTAGCTTTCAAGGCGTGTGCTTgcgttttgcttttgtttctgaatatttaaattgatttagaattattttttcaGCTAAAACATGTTCCTATAAGGGTTATTAAgcgaattcttttttttattatcataaaTTACCGCCTTTCTAATATAATCTTTGATAAATGACCTCCTTTATAATCGGGCAGGGCAAACGATCTCTTTGAAGGCTAACCCTCAGCGTTGTGTCTGATCCCTGCTGCCGGTCACCGGGGCTCTTATCGATGGATTTGTTTGTGCTCTGGGACTTGATTAGCGGCACGCGAGTATCTGTGACTGTGCATTTATTGGTCGTGAGGCTGTCTGGAACGATCTCCTTTTGAAACTCCATCGAGGGTAGCTTTAAATTCAGGTGTGCAGCTGCACACAAGAACTCTATTTAAAGACGCGCCATCCTTTCTGTCACAGAAGAAGATGAACCTTTCCTCGGCTGAGGATCTGGAGTTGCGACCCATGGGTTAGACTTAAaccacctgacccccccccccccaaatcttcCATGCCAGCTTGTATAGACCATCTTCTGATTCATGGCCATCCCTAACTCGATCACTGCCTTCCACCAGAACCGTAGCAAATGACAGCTGTGGAAATTACAGTAATTCATCTCCGTCtacccacttcctgtctgccttccttttctcttttaaaCCAGGACGCCAGCAGTGTCTTCGTCCTCTTTTCAAGTGCTCTTTCATCTCATTTTGTCGTGTTTTTTTCCCCGAACTCGGAAAGATCGTGCTTCTAAATCTCAGACAAGTCGACAGCCTCTTTTCAAAATTGCACATCTTTCTGAACGCTATTACCGCCACCGGTGGCGTGAAAGTCTTGCCGGTGTGCGTGATTTGATGGACGGCCCGTCGGCCATTAAGCAGGTGACCGCCGCATTGCCACaggtgcgtggggggggggggggggggtaatttgtAGCTCCCTCCTACCTCAGTACAGAATTGGTGCTCTCAGCTTGAGTTTCCTTTACAAATGAGCGGCGTAATACCCACGAAGTTAGCGAGAATATTCTTGTCATTGTTCCCGTTTTCGTCTTCTTCTGTCCGTGCATCAGACGGAGGTCATCAAGGGTTCCTGCGGAAGCTTCGGAATGACATTCAGACACGTTCCCGCCATCGAAGGGGACGTCGTGCACGTCAGCATCGAGACGATTACGCCCAATTCTCCCGCGGCcttggcagagctgcagagggGAGATCGCCTCATTGCCATCGGAGGTGTGAGATGTGTGACCCTTgctgtttctaaaaaaaaaaaaacatgtcgaAGCTGTCACTCATTTCTTTTGCACTGCTGAAAGGCGACTTATGTTTTGTCCCCGTTGACAGGTGTCAAGGTGACATCCTCAGTTCAAGTGCCCAAACTGTTGAAGCAGGCTGGAGACAGAGTGGTGGTACGCTACGAGAGACCAGCTCGTCACCAGACTTCCTCTTCTGGAAGCCTGGGAACTCTTCAGGAAGGGTTTGGACAGCTGGAGGACACAGGTTTTATTTCCCAGCCTGTTGGCTATGAAGAAGACCCAGCCCCCATCACCACCATGTGTGACGTACCCGACAGCAAAGAGATGGACTCTGAGTTTGAAGAGTTGATTGCGGACTCTAAACTGAGCCAGGCCGGAGGCCCGACCAGCAGCACTGCTAATCCCAGTGATACTAAGGAAGATTCCTTGCTTACAGTAAACCAAAGCCCCAAAAGGACTGTGGCTAACCTGGCCTCTAAGCCCCTTGAGACCATATCCCCGATCCTCAACCGCAAGTTAAACCTGGCGGGTCTCCAGTCACCACTAAAGCCCCAGCCCAAAGAATCACCAAAGCCCTCACCACATAAGACCAGTAACGATCCAGGGGAGGGTGTGCAACGCCCCACCGTccctcctccaccgcctcctTCTCGACCCCCAGTGCCACCACGACCGCAGATAAGGTTGACGCACGCCTCCTCGGAAACTAGTCTTCAGGAAGTCATCGAAACCACTACAACTACAAACGCGCCGCCTACCGCAAACCCCTCTGAAAATCCTTCGGAAAAGGTTCCTCTCCCCAGAGCCAACGAGGACAAGCCTGGCACTGAAAAGACGTGTGCCAAACCGGCCGAGGTGAAGCAGTCTGCCGGGCCAGCGGAGTCCGGCGAGGAGCCGCTGGCTCCTTCCACTgtgaccagcagcagcaaggcTGAACAGGCAAAGGATAAAAGTTCAGAGAGCTGCTGTAGCACACGGGATAGTCTGGACGGCCACTCCCTATGGGAATCGCCAGAATCCATGTTTCGTAACCAGGCAGCCTGCTGGCCAAAGGCATCGGTGGTGTTTGAGGTCGAAAGCAACCATAAGTACCTTAACGCGGCCCTCTGGTGCAAAGATCCCTTTAAGCTGGGCAGCTTGTTGTGCCTCGGGCACGTTAGCCTCCAGCTGGAACATTTAGCTCTGGAATGTATGGCTACAACTTCAGCAGAGTACCAGAGCACCTTTAGGTTGGGGCCTCCAGAGCCCAGAGCTAATGTCAGCCGCACTGCGCTACGCAGCCTCAGTAGCCATAAGGGCTTCAACGAGAAGCTGGGCTACGGCGACGTGACTCTGAACTTCTGCTACTTAGCGGAGGGCGAGTACGACTATCCGGGGGTACCGGTGGAGCGGGAGAGGGAGGGTAGTCTCTTCGACGAGGATctaagggagagagaaagggagcaTGTCCCCGTGGCGCCGCGTGATGACTTGGCCTACGGTGCCATGCAGTTGATCGAAGTGCGCCACAACTTCCAGGACACCCAGTTCCAGAACCCCACCTGGTGTGAGTACTGCAAGAAGAAGGTTTGGACCAAGGCAGCCTCTCAGTGTATGATCTGCTCCTATGTTTGCCACAAGAAGTGCCAGGATAAATGCCTCACTGAGAATCCCAACTGCGTGGCGGCAACAGAACGCCGGGGAGCTGACCCCGAAGCCAAATCCACCATCAACCGGGCCACCACTGGCCTAACGCGTCACATCATCAACACTAGCTCTCGCCTGCTTAACCTTCGCCAGGTGCCCAAAACCCGACTGGTTGAGCAGGTGGCTGACGTGGTGCCCGGAGCGGCGGAGCCTTCGCCCAAGCATACGCCCAACACGTCGGACAACGAGAGCAGTGATACCGAGACCTACACCAGCGGCGCCAGCCCCTCGAAGCAACctgccggcggcggcgggggaggTAAACTCGTACGCAAGGAAGGCGGGCTCGATGACAGCGTGTTCATTGCCGTGAAGGAGATCGGCCGCGACCTGTACCGGGGGCTCCCCACAGATGAGCGCTCCCAGAAGCTCGAACTGATGCTGGACAAACTGCAGCAGGAAATCGACCAGGAGCTGGAGCACAACAACGCTCTTCTtctggaggagagggaagccACAGATGCCCGGCGAAAGGCCCTAATCAGTGCCGCCTTGTCCAAATCTGGCGAGAGACTCCAGGCCCTCACTCTGCTGATGATACACTACCGGGCAGGCATCGAGGACCTGGAGTCGGTGGAGAGCACCTCCCCATCAGAGCATCGAGGCTTTAAAGGCAAAGGGGACGCGCTGGAAGAGGAGTCCCTGATGGGGACAGAGGTCTACGACAGTGACACAATCAGCCCCGTGGAGGTCCAGCTGCTGGATGACATTACGGAGGAGCAAATCTGTGTGGAGGCGCAGCACTAAGCGAGACtaaagaggagaaggaaatgCTTTGGGCTCAGATTTGCGTCCGTTTCGTTTATTGGGAATTAAGAGTTTAAATATCGGGGATATCAGATtcacacttttttctttttttttttctgtgtgtgtgtaaattttCGCCTGGAGAAAGAAGAACGGGTAAAGAATTGTATTTCCTAAGGATTCCTTCATCGATGTTCCGATTTGCACAATGTAAACGCCGTTTCCACATCGGTGGTTTTTAAAGGGAAGCTCCAGAAGGTGCACTGTTCCGCCCTCAGCCGTGCTGCATGTCTATCCGAACACTTCTGTTTTCCTCCCGGTGGCGTTTAGTTCAGTTTGTCTGCGACTGCTGTGAGACGAGGACTCGACCGTTGTTACTTTTGGAGAATTAAAACCGATTTCATTTTCTGACGCGCGTAATGAGCCCATACAGGGAAGACTTCCAGCTCGGTGCGATTCGTCTTGTCAGGCACATCTTTAGTTCCGAgcactttctttgtttttgtttttttacagaaacaTCGCTTAGATTTTAGATCTTGTCGACCCTGCTCACACAGCCTCTTCTTTTATTCTTTGTATATTAAGGCCAACTGTGTTTGACTATCTCTACTGTATTTAATTAGCCCGGGAAGGTGAGAGGAGgttcatttctatttatttgtctCGTTTTGTTCGACGCATCCCATCAGGTTCTAAAACTCAACGGTGGCACCTCGCTAATTGATCGACGCTGTAACGTAACGTTTGGTGATAGACTCTGAATGATTGTTGGCGGGGTGTACttgtgttatttatttgctttaatgTCCTTGTGTGTCCAGATCtatttttttgcctttctcTTTCCCTTTGGCCGGCCTCCCTTGACTTCCTGGTGCATTAATGTGGCCTGTTACGGTGAATTTATCACAACCAGCTGCAGCTTCTTAATGTCGCCGTCTTTTAGACTCAGCGACACACTGGCAAATAGTCGTTTGTGATCATGAAATACCTTttgatataaaaacaacaacaaccttttttacgtttttgtctttctttattctGATGGTTGTGTTGCCGGTCAGATGTTTGAAAAGTTTTAACGGCAGTCGGTAAATTTTGGGATCTGTCCGTCATAATTATGTTTGAAGAGAATGCAGAAATTCTGAACGAAAGGAAATGGACAAGTTTCCCATCCCGAATCCAGATGTCAAGGGTTATGGTTATGGTTAAAGATCGACGCGTTTGTAGGTCCATCGGACACCGGAGACAATCGTACTGTCTATTGTATgttctagttttttttaatggtgcaattACCTAGCAGCTTGTCCAACTTAAAATACTCTTGACTTTCCAGCGCTTAGAATTAAGTactaaaagcatttaaaaccCTCCCAGCAATGAAATCGAGAGCCAGCTTCAGTCGGGGTTTGTCTGTCTTCACACTTCTACTCCATTACAAGCTCAGTCCAGGATTACACAGTGAAATAGCTTAGGCTAAAGCGGTCATCCTCATAAACTCCGAGGCACTGCCAGGTGGGACACCAAATGTCCAAGCCACCACTTTAGAGCCAAGAATGTGATTTTTGTGCattaagtgtaaaaaaataaatacatttttataatgGATTTGGCAAGAATGAAATGCGTTGAATACAAGTCCGGTGAGTCGGAAGAGGGTAGATTTTTTACTGTAGCTCGACAACAGGACTCTCCAGGCAAGAGACGCGAATCGACAGACTCGAGGGGAAGCAAAGACTTGCTGGCTGCTCAGTCCCCGGGTTTTCCAGATTTTTGTAGGAAAACTGTCAGGAATGAATCTTTGTGTTTTGGGCTTTCTGTTTAAATGGGGGTATTCTGTGTGGACACGCGTCTGGTCATGTGACTTGAGGGTTTATACTATAAACCCTCAAGTCACATGaccagacttttattttttgtattcagactggtatccggatcgctctcaaaatctAATGAGATCCAAATTagatcatctttaaaaaaaaaaaaaagatccatccagcagtttttccataatcctcacaaagaaacaaaccgGTCACcaacataacctccttgacCTGCAGGTCAACTGAGGAACACTTTCATTGCACATTCCTCTTGGCTCCAGAAATGCGACAACATTTAGCGATGCTCCTCTGAGCGCCGTGAAAGAACCAGACAAAGAAGAGGACGTGTCGTGTGAGCATCTGCTCGGTAATGGAAGGCCAGCTTTTGGGATTGACGGGCTGATTGCAGCGTGTCCGCGCCCACGTTGCCCATCAGCAGCCAGCATCGCGTCGCTGTTCCTGGAGCTTCCTTTGCGGTGCGTTCATGGAACCTCTGCTTAGTTTAGTCTCATTCAGAGGAACCAGTGGGTCTAAATTCCACAGCGTTTTAAATGCGTCGCACGTTAACTGTTAAACATCCAACTGATGTTTGGTTCAactcaaaaaggaaaaaagaaacgcACCAGAAATCGACCGTTCTTCCACAGctgttattatgggatgtgttGGCGTGGGAAACACAGGTGTGTGAAATCCCATGACTTGAGGTCGGTGAGAAAAGGGCGCGGCTGCCAGTGGgtgttgtgttggcagtttttctgttattttaagtaaatgtataataaagacacatgatcacgtaagattggtcttttttaccaaggccttggggctt
Above is a window of Brachionichthys hirsutus isolate HB-005 chromosome 7, CSIRO-AGI_Bhir_v1, whole genome shotgun sequence DNA encoding:
- the pdzd8 gene encoding PDZ domain-containing protein 8; the encoded protein is MIYLIFISAVSGALVTLLLQFLLIYRRSVEPVSRTVQYVKVVPGNALKGYFNADAGPGQDKQPEAAAAAAAAVTGKQQPPPPPPQIEPEDAAKAETCNFLNAVFLFLFRELRDTPAVRHWLTKKIKVEFEELLLTKTAGRLLEGLSLRDISLGNSLPVFKTARLMRPVRRNSDGMPEELNFEVDLEYNGGFHLAIDVDLVFGKSAYLFVKMRRVVGRLRLQFTRTPFSHWSFSFLEDPLVDFEVKSQFEGRPLPQLTSIIVNQLKRVIKKKHTLPNYKIRYKPFFPFQVQAPLGSACDLDLSVRDSKLVEGRLRVTLIECSRLLILGSYDRETRVHCTLELSGHQWKEKTRSSIKQTEVIKGSCGSFGMTFRHVPAIEGDVVHVSIETITPNSPAALAELQRGDRLIAIGGVKVTSSVQVPKLLKQAGDRVVVRYERPARHQTSSSGSLGTLQEGFGQLEDTGFISQPVGYEEDPAPITTMCDVPDSKEMDSEFEELIADSKLSQAGGPTSSTANPSDTKEDSLLTVNQSPKRTVANLASKPLETISPILNRKLNLAGLQSPLKPQPKESPKPSPHKTSNDPGEGVQRPTVPPPPPPSRPPVPPRPQIRLTHASSETSLQEVIETTTTTNAPPTANPSENPSEKVPLPRANEDKPGTEKTCAKPAEVKQSAGPAESGEEPLAPSTVTSSSKAEQAKDKSSESCCSTRDSLDGHSLWESPESMFRNQAACWPKASVVFEVESNHKYLNAALWCKDPFKLGSLLCLGHVSLQLEHLALECMATTSAEYQSTFRLGPPEPRANVSRTALRSLSSHKGFNEKLGYGDVTLNFCYLAEGEYDYPGVPVEREREGSLFDEDLREREREHVPVAPRDDLAYGAMQLIEVRHNFQDTQFQNPTWCEYCKKKVWTKAASQCMICSYVCHKKCQDKCLTENPNCVAATERRGADPEAKSTINRATTGLTRHIINTSSRLLNLRQVPKTRLVEQVADVVPGAAEPSPKHTPNTSDNESSDTETYTSGASPSKQPAGGGGGGKLVRKEGGLDDSVFIAVKEIGRDLYRGLPTDERSQKLELMLDKLQQEIDQELEHNNALLLEEREATDARRKALISAALSKSGERLQALTLLMIHYRAGIEDLESVESTSPSEHRGFKGKGDALEEESLMGTEVYDSDTISPVEVQLLDDITEEQICVEAQH